The segment CCGCTGTGGTCGCCGGTGCAGTACGCGGACCCATCCGTCGCGCGGGCCAGTACGCGCCGACCGTAGGTGTAGCCTGCGGCGAGCGCAACGGCTTTGCCCGCCCGGTGGTTGGGTTCCGGTATGAGCGACCGAAGCGCGGCCGTCTCGCGCGAGACGGCCGAGACGGAGATCGACCTGACACTCGTCGTCGACGGCGACGGCGACAGCGAGGTCGACACCGGCGTCGGCTTCTTCGACCACATGCTCGCCTCGTTCGCCAAGCACGGGCTGTTCGACCTGACCGTCCACTGCGACGGCGACCTCGCTGTCGACGACCACCACACCGTCGAGGACGTCGCCATCGTCCTCGGCGAGGCGTTCGCGGAGGCGCTCGGCGACAAGCGCGGCATCGTCCGCTACGCCGACCGGCAGGTGCCACTCGACGAGGCGGTCGCGGGCGTCGTCGTCGACGTCTCGGGCCGACCGTACTTCGAGTTCGACGGCGAGTTCTCCCAGCAGTCCGTCGGCGAGTTCACCAGCCACATGGCCGAGCACTTCG is part of the Haloarchaeobius litoreus genome and harbors:
- the hisB gene encoding imidazoleglycerol-phosphate dehydratase HisB, whose translation is MSDRSAAVSRETAETEIDLTLVVDGDGDSEVDTGVGFFDHMLASFAKHGLFDLTVHCDGDLAVDDHHTVEDVAIVLGEAFAEALGDKRGIVRYADRQVPLDEAVAGVVVDVSGRPYFEFDGEFSQQSVGEFTSHMAEHFAMSLAMNAGLTLHCEVDGDNAHHEVEALFKALARALDDATRVDERRSDTPSTKGEL